The genome window CGAAGTCAGCGGAAGCATTGGCTACCGACCCCGACTTCCAGCAATCGCTTCTCAACGCCATCAACGATGCTTCACCCGAAGGAATCGTGGTGATCGATGGCAACGGGACCATCGTCTCGTACAATCAGCAGATTATCGATCTCTGGAGGATTCCACCGGGTCGGATGCGAGGCGTGCACGTGGGGAGCGCGATCGGCACCGTCGATGACCCGCTCCTCGCCGGCATCGCGAAGCAGCTCAAGGACCCCGTCGCCTTCCGGGACCGTGTCCGCGAGCTGCACTATTCTCCCGAACTCGATGATCACTGCGAGCTCGAGTTGAAGGACGGTCGGACCCTGGAACGCGACTCCACTGCGCTACGCGGCAAGCACGGTCAGTATCTGGGCCGCGTCTGGTTCTATCGCGACATTACGCCGTGGAAGGAGGCACAGGCCAAACTCGAGGCGCTCGCCCGACAGGATCCGCTCACCGGCGTGATGAATCGCCGCTATTTCGACGAACGAGCAAAGCTGGAGTTTGCCCGGGCCGTGCGCGAGCAGAAGCCGGTCGCGATCGTGGAATTCGATCTCGATTTCTTCAAGCAGGTCAACGATCGCCACGGCCACGCCACAGGTGACGAGCTGCTCAAGGTCGTGTGCGACACCTGTCGGGCGATCGTTCGCGAGACCTCGCTCTTCGCCCGGATTGGCGGCGAGGAGTTCGCCGTGCTGCTGGCCGGCGCGAACCTGAAGGGTGCCCTGATATTTGCCGAGCGCCTGCGTGAAGCCGTTGCGGCGGCGCGGCTGAACGTCAATGGCGAAATGATCGCCGCCACCATCAGTGTGGGGGTGGCGATGCGTCACGCCGCCGATACCACACCAGAGGAGTGCCTGCTGCGTGCCGATAAGGCGATGTACCTGGCGAAGTCCAGGGGTCGGAATCGCGTAGAGGTCGCCGATTGAGTGCGTGACCCGCAGCGCGCGGGGTGAGCGCCGCTCCTACTCCGACCGGAGTGCCTCCATGGGGGCCACCCGCGCCGCCCGCCAGGCGGGCATCAGGCATGCGAACACCGCGGTCACGAGCAGCACGCCGGCCACCACCCCATAGACGACCGGATCGAGCGGATTGGTGTCGAAGAGCAGCGGCGCAATGGCCCGCCCAGCGGCAAGCGCAATGAGGAGGCCCACCACGAGCCCGACCACCACCAGGCGCATACCGGACGAGAGCACGAGGGCGATGACGTTGGGGACGCTTGCGCCAAGCGCCGTGCGGATGCCGAATTCACGGCGACGCCTGGCAACGGCGAAGGAGAGGACACTGTAAAGTCCGATGGCGGCGACCACGATCGCGAGCACGCCGAACAGTGTGAAGAGTGTCGCGCCAAGTTGCCACGATCGAGTCTCGGGTGCCGCCAACTCCCAGAGTGGCTGCACGTCCACGACTGGCAGGTCCGGCGCCATCTCCTGCAGCGTACGGCGCACCGGCGTGGTGAGAAGCGCCGGATTCCCCGCCGTGCGGATGAAGAAGGCAGCATATGGCACGTCGGGTTGGTATTGCTCGGCCGGGACGTAGTACTGCGCGTTGGCGCGATCCAGCAGCGAGGAGCGAGGGGCGTCCTTCGCAACCCCCACGATCGTGGTGCACGGCATGGTGTCACCACCGATCTTCAGGCACTTCCCCAGCGGACTCTGTTTCGGCCAGATCAGTTCCGCCATCGTCTCGCCGACAATCGCCACGCGCGCACTCCCCTCGCGGTCGGTGCCATCGAAGGCACGACCGTCCCGGAGGCCGGTGCCGACGGTCCTGAAATAATCCTGGCCAACCATGTTGATGTAGGGGCCCCCGCTCCTCACCGACGGAATGGAATCGACACCAGGAATCGAGAGATCCTCGGCCCAGCTGGTATTGAATGGGATCGAGTTCGAGGCGGTGACGGCCGTGACGCCCGGCAGCTGCCGCAGCTTTTCCATCACCCGGAGCTGGGCATTCCGTTGCTGGATCGGCGTGAGGCCGGTGCCGCGCAGGTCCGCGCTCGCCATCATCAGGTGGTTGAGGTCGAGCCCGGCATCGAGGCCGCGAATCTGGCGCATGCTGCGGACGAAGAGCCCGGCACCAACCAGCAACACGACCGACAATGAGGCCTGGAATATCAGCAAGCCCGATTGAAGCACCGATCGCCCGCTGCGCGCACCACCGCGTCCAACCTTGAGTGCCGTGATCAGGTCCGGCTTGCTCCCCCGCCAGGCCGGGACCACTCCAGCGAGCAGGCCGGCCACGAACGCCGTGACCAGCGTGAAGCCGATCACCCGTACGTCCGTCAGCGGTGACGCGAGGGCGACATCAGGGAGCAGGGTCCGCGCGAGGGCGATGCCGCCCCACTGAGCGAGGAAGAGGCCGACGAGTGCGGCCGCCAGCGAGAGTACCAGCGTCTCCACCACGATCTGACCAACCAGTCGGCCTCGACTCGCTCCGAGCGCTGCCCGGATGGCGAGTTCCGCATCGCGATGCGTCAGCCGGGTGAGCAGCAGATTCATGACATTGGCGCAAGCGAT of Gemmatimonadota bacterium contains these proteins:
- a CDS encoding diguanylate cyclase, translated to MTDGQNEPQASASAKSAEALATDPDFQQSLLNAINDASPEGIVVIDGNGTIVSYNQQIIDLWRIPPGRMRGVHVGSAIGTVDDPLLAGIAKQLKDPVAFRDRVRELHYSPELDDHCELELKDGRTLERDSTALRGKHGQYLGRVWFYRDITPWKEAQAKLEALARQDPLTGVMNRRYFDERAKLEFARAVREQKPVAIVEFDLDFFKQVNDRHGHATGDELLKVVCDTCRAIVRETSLFARIGGEEFAVLLAGANLKGALIFAERLREAVAAARLNVNGEMIAATISVGVAMRHAADTTPEECLLRADKAMYLAKSRGRNRVEVAD